A stretch of DNA from Chionomys nivalis chromosome 14, mChiNiv1.1, whole genome shotgun sequence:
actGGTAACACTGCACATTGGCAGAGCCCTTTCCTAGCATGTGGGAGACCCCAGATTTGAGCTGTAGCCCTTCCCaataagtaaaatagaaaatatctatTTCTTTCAACACTTCCAGTCAAATTGGGCAGAAGAGTCAGTGAATGTTAAGCAAAACTCAtactatttttattactgtgcAAATATGTTTATTGAAagtttaagcatattttaaaataaatatggcaGATTAAAAAGCCTGAGATGATTTTCTATTGAAGTAACAAACTAAGGCATAGTTCACtaaaagaaagaacaggaagagtTCATATTTTTGTTCaattgaaaatatttgcaaaagcaattttaaatttaaagtgaGGTACTTTTCTACATTAAGAGCTATTAGACATGCAAAAAAGCAAAGAGGAAACGTTAAgtgaaaatttttgaaaaataaattattcaaaaatgAAGATCACCTACCATTTACAGCTCAAACATGAAAGAGAAGTGAATTAGATTCTTTAGATGAGTAATTCAGTCATGTAGAAGATTTATGGTATAATGATAcacataattatataatatatatatgtacatccTTAGCTCTTTTTGTAAAAGGCAAACATCAAAGATAATCATCTTAGCATGAGTTTTATTGTAGGCTCGAGTACCCATCTCAGGCGTCTGTTGGTAGTCAGGGGACCAAATTCACAAGACATCTGATTGCAGTACTTGAGCCTCTGAAGGTGGGAAAACCGGCAAGGAAAGTAGAGTCATAGGTTTAAGTTCTCAATATCCACCCTGGACCTGGTTGACTTCATCCTCCTTGGGAAGGAAGGAATCTCTCTTCTAGACTTTACAggcttttttgattttatttttcattaacacCAAGTGGCTCAGGGGCTCTTCATAAACACTCTTGGGCAGACGGGCTTAAGATGGTCTAGGTTTAGCCTCGGTTCCTTTGCCAAGATGGCGGCCCCGGAGCCGGTGGAGATAGTGACCGTGGAGCACCTCTGCCCAAGCGACCCGCTCACAGCCACGATCTCCCCTCGCCTAGCGGACGACGCGCCGGGCGGCCTGGACCCTTTCCTACCAAGGAGGGGCGTCTCGGTGGGACGCCACGGAGCACCTTCGCCAAGATGGTGGCGGCGCGGCTTCATCGCGCTTTACCAAGATGGCGGCGGGAGGCTTCCGGCACGCGCTTCCCCAATCAGGGATGCCGATCGGGGAGGTCAGGCCGAGGCGGCCGCCCTCGGAGTCCGAGAGCGGAGCGGCGCGAGCGGCTGCAGTCGCGCGCCCGCCCTCCCGCCCGCCCGCTCGGTGGAGTCGCGGCCGCCTCCGCTCTTGTCATAAGTGCCAAGTGCTGTCACCTGTGGGGGCACCAAAGTTACTTCCCCGCACCGCGGAGCCACAGCGCCGCGCCTCGCCCCGCTTTCCCCCGACCCCAGGGTCCCCGCGTCGCCCCCGCCTGCCCTGCCCGGCGAGCACCGCCACCCTCGCCCCGTGCCCCTCTCAGTCCTCGGGAGAAGACCGGCCACGTGTTTCTCTGGGAGACCCGGAGGCGCGTACGGGAACAGCTGGAGGGAGCTAGACGCTGACGTTGGAGGGCTTTGGAGCTGcgtgttttgtttgatttgggaGAGCACAGGGGTCTCTGGAACCCTGCGGGCTGGGCAACGCACCCAGCCCGGGGCAGCAAATGTCACGATTCGGGGGAAGGGTCTCGGCGGGGAGCTTGGGAGCAGGCCCCGAAGGGGGTggaaagagaggtcaggagtttGGGGTGAGAAGAGGGCGGACTTCTCCCGCAACTTACTATTCCGTCTGCAACTTGCTTCTCGgcctgccctcctccctcccgCCCCCCAATGCTTccttaattacattttttttttcaagtgcaaAGAAATCCTGCTCGCTAGAGGTTTTGCATTCGGCGTGCAACTTCCTCCGAGTGTGAGCGCGCTGGCAggctgggagggaggggtgggggttgAACTTGGCAGGCGGCGCCtcctgctgccgccgccgccgcctcctctcCGACTCGGGGAAGAGGGTGGGGGACGGTCGGGGCGCGGGGGAGGGTGGGTTCTGCTTTGCAACTTCTCCCGgtgcgagcgagcgagcgagggAGCGAGCGCGCGCACGGCGGCTGCAGACGGGGCCGCCCAGAcgatgcgggggtggggggacctGCCGGCACGCGAGTCCCCCCCACGGGCTCACAGTACGTACGCGCTGacccctctcctctgccctcccctcctcaAGCCTCCCCAGAGGGCGTGTCTGCCGTCCGGCCCCGAGAGCGGCCGCGGCGCTGCTGCGCCGTTTCCGTGCCATCCTGTAGCCCCTCTGCTAGTGTGACACACTTCGCGCAACTCGGCGCTTCGCCGGCGCGGACCACCCCTGCGGCTCGGCCGGCTGCCTGTCACCCTTGGGGGCTCTGGCGGCGGACCCACGGGGCGGGTTCCCGAGCGGTTCCAAGCCGCCGAGCTGGGCGGGGCGGGAAGGAGCCAGGGAGAAGAGAAACTAAAGAAACTCGCTTTGCCTCCCAGGCCAGGTCGGCACCCCGCCGCAGCCgcactttttctctttcctcgGGTGGGGAAGGCGAAGGCGCGCTCGCCCGGGCGGAGGCGATGGCTGCGAGCCGCGGGGTTTGCAGGCGCCGTCGGGGCCGGGCTGGAGGGGCCCCGCACGCTGGGCGAGGGGGCGAGGGCCGCGGGCGCCCTTGCAGTAGCCGACAGTCGCCAACAGGTTGCACCGTTCCCCGCGGCCGCCGCGCGGCCCCTCGGGCGGGGAGCGGCCGGGGGTGGAGTGGGAGCgcgtgtgtgcgagtgtgtgcgCGCCGTGGCGCCGCCTCCGCCCGCCCCTCGCTCGGTCCCGCTCGCCTGCCGCGGCCGGGCGGCCCTTTCGCGTGTCcgcgctccccccccccaacctccGCCTCCTCCATTTTGCGAGCTCGAGTCAGTGCCTGGAGCCCGAATCGCCGCCCGCCCGTCGGGGACGGATTCTAAGTGGGTGGAACGAGACGCCGCAGCCGGGCGGCGCGGCGCCGGGACGGGGGACGCGCGCGGGAGACGGGAGCGGCGCGGGGCTCGGCTTGTCAGCCGGGAAGAGGGCGACTTTCCGCGCTAggggctctcccctcccccatggagAAGAGGGGGCGACTGTTGACTTCCTTCTCCGTGACACGCGCGCCTCCCGCGTCCGCACGCCGACTTGTTTATCTGGCTGCGGTGGGAGccgcgggcgggcgggcgagcgCGCGGGTGCCGAGGTGAGCGGGGGCTGGGCAGCGGGCGCCCGAGCGGAGGTGAGTCGGGCTGGCGGCGCTCCCCGAGGGGCTCGGCAGCCGGGGCGGCGGGACTTGGCAAACTTTTGTCAGCcctggggttgggggtggaggCTGGCGAGGGCAGGGTGACGGTGACGAAAGGGCCTCAGCGGTGACAGCGCCGGCGCTTCCTCTCCCCGCACCGCCATCCCTGGCCCGGCGAGCTGCCCCGCCGTGGAGCCTCGCGCGCCCCGGCGGGTATCTGGCgtgctttttggttttgctttttgccgCAAGCCCTTGGGTCTTGGGCTGTCCTCGGGGGCCGCCCGGACAGCCgcttttccctggggaaggcAGAGCGGCGTCTGCGAGCCGCGGGCTCAGGGCGCTCGGCTGCGGGCTGCGGGCTAGTGGGGTGGACGCGGGGCTCGCAGCCTGCAACCCAGACTTCTCCCGCCCGGCCTTATCTGCTAGAAGTGGGCGTGCCGCAGAGAACTCAACAGGTCTGGACACATTTCTCCCTTCACCTCgcacctttctccctccttctcccccccaccccctccccccgacGACTTGTGCACTAGCTTTGGGGCAGGATTTCGCGCCCGACTTTTCTGAGTGGTCCCCTTTTAGTAAGAGACCCTCCCTAGCcgcaggttgtgtgtgtgtgtgtgtgtgtgtgtgtgtgcagcgaTTTTTGACAAGTGCTACTTTCATGTTTGAGGTTGCAGGCTTGATCATTGCGGCCTTACCACTTAAGACCCTTGGCATAGTTCGTGAGGGCCGACTAACGTCCCAGGGTTATTTACAGTTTTAACTGGAGGATAAATGTCGTTTAAGGGAGCATCTCGTTTTATAAAGTATTGTGATGGTCTTGGGCTTGAAAGGTAGCTGTcaaaaaagcaggtgtggtggAAATTCATTAGGGGCCATTTCATATCTCATGGTTAGAGATCTTTTTGAGATGCACACACAGGTCCCGGGTGGGTTCTGAGAGAGAAACCGCGTACAGGGAAGATTAGGAATCTAATCTTCCTAAGGTCCACCTTCTCTAACGTTTCCCTTTCAGTGAAGATGATCCTATTTCTTAGTGTCTTGGTACCGGAAAAGTTTACCGTTTTATGAGAGGGGTTCCCCAATATACTTATCATAGTCTTTGACAACCTCTTAAAGCATTTTGTTTACTAGTAATATACTAACGATCTGgacaaatacaatttaaataaatgtagGTTGAAAACTGCTGAGAAAATTATTCTGAGCATTTTCTTGGATAGGTTTTGTCTGAATTTATATGTGATTCCACAGACCCGTTTCTCTATTTTTCCAAGCATTCccatatttggaaagaaaaaaatcttaaatctaGAAATAAACTATTTTGTATTGAGTGCATTAAacaatttttagaaagaaatataaCTCGATTAATTTTGGTGTTAGGAGTTTTGATGAGTTCTGCTCTGTTTATTTAAATAAGTTAGAACTGCAGTGAAGAAGCTAGTACAAATTCTGctgtttttaaaagtacatatttTAGGCTATGTACAATGCATATCATTTCTTATCGCCAACGTTTGGAGGTGGATGCTACTAAACAGGCACATCTGGTTGGAAATGGAGGTTAAAGATAAGAGCATTTCCCTTGCCTATAGCAGAACAGCACtgcttttttttcaaataaaatgtgcATAATCCTCCAGGAGGTTGTACCTTGGAAGGGTTGGATGTGGGGGGACGGGCACGAGGTGAAATTGTGAATCCTAAGGTGCAAACAATTATACTGTAGCGTTTATCAAATGTCTTATTATTGGTTTCCAGAAAGGCAATCATCCTTGATTGAGAAGGGGTTGAAATTTTAAGGATcatgcttaaaaaaagaaagttaaatactTTGACATCAACTTGAACCTTTAGAATAATCATGTATAACAAATTACAATTCCTATGGTTGCCAAAGCTGTACATTTAGTGAGCAGGATAAACAGCCAAATTCAGATCAGTTCAGTATAACTTTGTCCTTGCAAATGAGCTGCCTTGTGTTTTTTAGCTGTAGTTCCCTGGGTGGGAGCAGGGACTATATAGGTTTATTTTAGAAGACAGAAACTATTCCTCTGATAGTGGGGACTTTGATTGGGAGTTACCTAAAGGGTTCATTTAATAGGCTGTCTCTCACTAATCAGATCAGAGATAATGTGATTTTATAGCTTATTATGTCCTCTCTTTTTTGTAGTTAATATTTGCCAATGGACTCCAAAGAAGCCTTAGCTCCCCCTGCTAGAGAAGTCCCCAGCAGCTTGCTTGTCCGGGAGAGGGGGAACGTGATGGACTTTCATAAAACCCTAAGGGGAGGAGCTACCGTGAAGGTTTCTGCATCTTCGTCCTCACTGGCTGCTGCTTCTCAGACAGATTCCAAGCAGAAGAGGCTTCTGGATTTTCCAAAAGGCTCAGCAAGCAATGCGCAGCAGCCAGATTTGTCCAAAGCCGTTTCACTGTCCATGGGACTGTACatgggagagacagaaacaaaagtgATGGGAAATGACTTGGGATACCCACAACAGGGCCAACTTAGCCTGTCCTCTGGGGAAACAGACTTTCGGCTTCTGGAAGAAAGTATTGCAAACCTCAATAGGTCAACCAATGTTCCAGAGAAGCCCAAGAGTTCAACATCTGCTCCTGGACGTGCTACCCCTCCAGGGAAGGAGTTTCCCAAAACTCACTCTGCTGCATCTTCAGAACAGCAAAATCTAAAAAGCCAGCCTGGCACCAATGGTGGCAGTGTGAAGTTGTATACCACAGACCAAAGCACCTTTGACATCTTGCAGGATTTGGAGTTTTCTGCTGGGTCCCCAGGTAAAGAAACAAATCAGAGTCCTTGGAGGGCAGACCTGTTGATAGACGAAAActtgctttctcctttggcaggAGATGATGATCCATTCCTTTTGGAAGGGGATGCAAATGAGGACTGTAAGCCTTTTATTTTACCGGACACTAAACCTAAAATTAAGGATACTGGAGATCCGATCTTACCAAGCTCCAGCGGTGTGACGCTGCCCcaagtgaaaacagaaaaagatgatTTCATTGAACTTTGCACCCCCGGGGTAATTAAGCAAGAGAAACTGGGCCCAGTTTATTGTCAGGCAAGCTTTTCTGGGACGAATATAATTGGTAATAAGATATCTGCCATTTCTGTTCATGGTGTGAGTACCTCTGGAGGACAGATGTACCACTATGACATGAATGCAGCATCGCTCTCTGAACAGCAGGATCAGAAGCCTGTTTTTAACGTCATTCCACCAATTCCCGTTGGTTCTGAAAACTGGAATAGGTGCCAAGGATCTGGAGAGGATAATCTGGCTTCCTTGGGGACTATGAACTTCCCAGCCCGATCGGTGTTTTCTAATGGCTATTCAAGGTAAGCTAATGCCGTTCTGTTCCATCATTTTAGTGTGATCCATTTTAGAACTCATCAGGTTGTGTTTTCTAGAGATTTGCATACTCTTTCAGATAACTGAGTAGAAATGGTCCTTTGAAAGTAAGCAAGTTAGAAAATCTGAAGGACTCACCTGTGCAGAAGCACTTTGGGTGTTTGGATGAATAGTAATAGTTTCTCTCTGGTCGGTATTGAAGATTTTTGTGTGAAAACTTTACATCAGAATTGCTCAGTAACGAATTGCTTGAGTAGAGCAAacatgaaatcaagaaaatactatCTAGTCATATAACACATAATTGTGCATACAAATTTTAACTGCTTTAGAGTGCATTGTTACAGAAAAATGCTTCCATAGTTAAAAGTTGCTTTGCTATATGTGCCCTGTGTGTTACCTTTCAATTAAAGGGTTAAGAACTGGGAGTAGTAACTCTGAGCCCTGCTGTTCCACCAACATTCTGAGTTTTGAAATGGTTAAAGCAATGCAATGTGTAGTGACCTAGACCATTGCTTAGAGTAGCTGAAAGTAGGCAATGGCGCCTGCTTACCAGGCTCTTTGAGGAAGGAACTGGTGCCGATGCTTTCAGATGCTTCTGCAGATACCCCGGTAGGTAACTCATGATTAGAATTTTTCAGGCTTCAGTTAGCAAGCAccgtgtgtgtctctcttctttttttctcagtaTATGTATACTGACATTACTGTCTGATCTCACCAAGGTTCCCTAGAATGAAATTACTGAAAACAACGTGTAAGTTAAGATAAATGTACTGGTAGGGTTAGGTAAGTGTGGATTGTAGTGATACAAGGCTGATTAGTCGCTAGGGGgttgctttgtttcttccttcctttgtgtaTAGTCCCATCAACTTTTCCTGAACTATTAGTGATCTTCACTGCTCCCTTTGAGAAGATTTTAACACTCGCAAAGAGAACGTTCTCAATGTGTGATTTCACGGAGCTGCACCTTTCCCACATCCCTTTTCCGTGAAGGTTATCCTGCATTGATGTAGAAAAGGGCATCTCTTCCCTCCATGTGTAGGAAGCTGATATTGGGGAATAATTAGATTTAGACTGTGATCTATTTTTCTAAACAGCTTAATTATAGCTTAGCAAGAGGGGGAAAATCGCCCTTGTTCTTGTCTAGCCCGAGAGATGGGTGGTTACTGTTTGTATTGACTATTGGTAGTTACTACTAATCTAGTACTCATAATTAGTTCTCTCTTATTTGGGGAAAATTATTTCAGCATTTTAACTTTTCTGAATTAGGGGTTTAAGATAGTtccaacaacaaaatttaaataatttcttattgCATAAACTTATGTTTTTCAAATGTTGAGATGCactgtgttttaaattttccaatctTAAGTTTTTGACAATAGGTTTCATGCCATTGACTTTCATGAAAGAGTAATCACAGCTGATCTGATTAACTATAGAGAGCTATTAAATTGATTTATAAACATGTGATTATATAAGGAAAACCAATGTATTTAGGAAATCCCTTGGCCTGAAAGTCATCATAAAGCTCttcactttttattataaaaagaacaaTGGAACCAAAACTTAATTTGCATGCACTATAAATTATCACTAAGTCTTATAAAATCTGGGATATGAACAATAAATCTCACCCTTAAATCATTAAATAATTTCAGTGCTAAAGCACTTTGACACTTTCTTAGTGATATATAAAAGGTTCCCGTTTTTGTTGTGCCTCTGCCTTTACAAAGGTAGGCAGGGCCCTGATGATGTGGCACTTTAGAAGTCCTTTCCTGTCCAGGAAGTGATCAGTTGTATACTGACACGATTTTTTGTGTTTAATCACTGGTGTCTTTTAGCACAGTAAAATACCCTAATGGGCGGGGGCAGTGCTTGCAAGTTTCACACTTAGGGCTGGGAACTGTGATTATCCAGAACCAAGCTTCACCCAAATAAATTGGAACAATGTTTCCTTTCTGACGTTATTGAATTCTTCTATTGTTTCCCAGCAGCGGCCCTGGCAGATCTAAAATTGGTTGCTCTCTCTATATGATGCGGGGTAGTTGCCAAACATTAGCTATGATCGGTGACCCTGAGTCATCAGCCACCAAGTCAACACGCTGAGGCAACAGCTGGATGGAGTCTTCTCTGCTTTAGATAGGAAAGCAGCCAGTGATGTCGCTAGCagcactgtatttttttaaaaaagcatgctttttatttgaattttaaataactaAAACATTTCCCCTCAGAATGTTAACAAAAACTACTTCATATTATATTCGGGGAGAAGACAATTTCTACAAATATATCAGTGTGCCATGACATCAGGTTAGCACATTAAATTGT
This window harbors:
- the LOC130887026 gene encoding uncharacterized protein LOC130887026; the protein is MPRVLSADKAGREKSGLQAASPASTPLARSPQPSALSPRLADAALPSPGKSGCPGGPRGQPKTQGLAAKSKTKKHARYPPGRARLHGGAARRARDGGAGRGSAGAVTAEALSSPSPCPRQPPPPTPGLTKVCQVPPPRLPSPSGSAASPTHLRSGARCPAPAHLGTRALARPPAAPTAAR
- the Nr3c1 gene encoding glucocorticoid receptor isoform X2 codes for the protein MDSKEALAPPAREVPSSLLVRERGNVMDFHKTLRGGATVKVSASSSSLAAASQTDSKQKRLLDFPKGSASNAQQPDLSKAVSLSMGLYMGETETKVMGNDLGYPQQGQLSLSSGETDFRLLEESIANLNRSTNVPEKPKSSTSAPGRATPPGKEFPKTHSAASSEQQNLKSQPGTNGGSVKLYTTDQSTFDILQDLEFSAGSPGKETNQSPWRADLLIDENLLSPLAGDDDPFLLEGDANEDCKPFILPDTKPKIKDTGDPILPSSSGVTLPQVKTEKDDFIELCTPGVIKQEKLGPVYCQASFSGTNIIGNKISAISVHGVSTSGGQMYHYDMNAASLSEQQDQKPVFNVIPPIPVGSENWNRCQGSGEDNLASLGTMNFPARSVFSNGYSSPGMRPDVSSPPSSSSTAAGPPPKLCLVCSDEASGCHYGVLTCGSCKVFFKRAVEGQHNYLCAGRNDCIIDKIRRKNCPACRYRKCLQAGMNLEARKTKKKIKGIQQATTGVSQETAENSNKTVVPATLPQLTPTLVSLLEVIEPEVLYAGYDSSVPDSAWRIMNTLNMLGGRQVIAAVKWAKAIPGFRNLHLDDQMTLLQYSWMFLMAFALGWRSYRQASANLLCFAPDLIINEQRMTLPCMYEQCKQMLYVSSELQRLQVSYEEYLCMKTLLLLSSVPKEGLKSQELFDEIRMTYIKELGKAIVKREGNSSQNWQRFYQLTKLLDSMHDVVENLLTYCFQTFLDKSMSIEFPEMLAEIITNQIPKYTNGNIKKLLFHQK
- the Nr3c1 gene encoding glucocorticoid receptor isoform X1, whose amino-acid sequence is MDSKEALAPPAREVPSSLLVRERGNVMDFHKTLRGGATVKVSASSSSLAAASQTDSKQKRLLDFPKGSASNAQQPDLSKAVSLSMGLYMGETETKVMGNDLGYPQQGQLSLSSGETDFRLLEESIANLNRSTNVPEKPKSSTSAPGRATPPGKEFPKTHSAASSEQQNLKSQPGTNGGSVKLYTTDQSTFDILQDLEFSAGSPGKETNQSPWRADLLIDENLLSPLAGDDDPFLLEGDANEDCKPFILPDTKPKIKDTGDPILPSSSGVTLPQVKTEKDDFIELCTPGVIKQEKLGPVYCQASFSGTNIIGNKISAISVHGVSTSGGQMYHYDMNAASLSEQQDQKPVFNVIPPIPVGSENWNRCQGSGEDNLASLGTMNFPARSVFSNGYSSPGMRPDVSSPPSSSSTAAGPPPKLCLVCSDEASGCHYGVLTCGSCKVFFKRAVEGRQHNYLCAGRNDCIIDKIRRKNCPACRYRKCLQAGMNLEARKTKKKIKGIQQATTGVSQETAENSNKTVVPATLPQLTPTLVSLLEVIEPEVLYAGYDSSVPDSAWRIMNTLNMLGGRQVIAAVKWAKAIPGFRNLHLDDQMTLLQYSWMFLMAFALGWRSYRQASANLLCFAPDLIINEQRMTLPCMYEQCKQMLYVSSELQRLQVSYEEYLCMKTLLLLSSVPKEGLKSQELFDEIRMTYIKELGKAIVKREGNSSQNWQRFYQLTKLLDSMHDVVENLLTYCFQTFLDKSMSIEFPEMLAEIITNQIPKYTNGNIKKLLFHQK